A single region of the Silene latifolia isolate original U9 population chromosome 8, ASM4854445v1, whole genome shotgun sequence genome encodes:
- the LOC141596090 gene encoding CASP-like protein 1C1, producing the protein MTKIKGIVTLVLRLVALITTFVAIILMSTAHDTAHVFNLKFEAKFSNSPAFKYFVIAYAVVCCYSLAIIFLPAKSLYWRIILVLDTVMTLVLTSSFSAAMAIAYIGKKGNSHAGWLPICGQVPKFCDQSTAALAVGFVSAIVYFVLLIYSLHGALAPFCSVNS; encoded by the exons ATGACCAAGATTAAAGGCATTGTTACCCTTGTGCTTAGGCTTGTTGCTTTAATCACTACTTTTGTTGCAATCATTCTTATGAGCACTGCCCATGACACTGCTCATGTGTTCAATCTCAAATTTGAGGCCAAGTTTTCTAATTCTCCCGCTTTCAA GTACTTTGTAATAGCATATGCAGTTGTATGTTGCTATTCCCTAGCAATTATTTTTCTTCCGGCCAAGAGCTTGTACTGGCGCATCATTCTTGTTTTAGATACG GTGATGACACTAGTGTTGACATCAAGCTTTTCAGCAGCAATGGCAATAGCATATATAGGGAAGAAAGGGAATAGTCATGCAGGATGGCTACCCATTTGTGGTCAAGTTCCTAAGTTTTGTGATCAATCCACAGCTGCCCTTGCTGTCGGTTTCGTCTCTGCCATTGTTTACTTTGTGCTCCTTATTTACTCCCTTCATGGTGCTCTTGCCCCTTTTTGCTCTGTAAACAGTTAG
- the LOC141596091 gene encoding putative 2-carboxy-D-arabinitol-1-phosphatase — MGLSFATTHINFTLINDFRNNSIVKNQIFSSKRIGIQCSSSIPDLSFVTETFGDGAPLTGGAFDFRKATTSLSPYPLPAPKKITLLRHGLSSWNAEGRVQGSSDLSVLTDTGAKQAERCREALAKIHFDQCFSSPITRAKSTAEILWQGRKEPLVFLDSLKEAHLFFLEGMKNEDAKKIYPTEFKKWREDPVNFHVNGVYPIKKLWGTATETWSEILSTPGESVLVVTHKSMLRALVCTALGLGPERFRAFDVNNGGICVFNFNKRGESMLHSLNMTAHMYGDHTYLY, encoded by the exons ATGGGATTATCTTTTGCAACTACCCATATCAATTTTACTTTAATTAATGATTTTAGAAACAATTCAATTGTTAAAAATCAAATCTTTTCAAGTAAAAGAATTGGGATTCAGTGTTCTTCTTCAATTCCTGACCTCTCCTTTGTCACTG AGACATTTGGTGATGGCGCTCCTCTAACCGGTGGTGCATTTGATTTCCGAAAAGCAACTACCTCACTGTCCCCCTATCCTTTACCTGCACCCAAGAAAATAACTCTTCTTAGACACGGCCTTAGCTCATGGAATGCTGAAGGACGGGTTCAG GGGAGTTCGGACTTGTCTGTTCTGACAGACACTGGAGCAAAACAAGCTGAAAGATGTCGGGAAGCATTAGCAAAAATACATTTCGATCAATGTTTCTCGAGCCCAATTACTCGTGCTAAG TCTACAGCCGAAATTCTGTGGCAAGGGAGGAAGGAACCATTGGTATTTCTCGACTCGTTGAAGGAGGCTCATCTTTTCTTTCTAGAAGGCATGAAAAATG AGGACGCTAAAAAGATATATCCAACGGAATTCAAGAAATGGAGAGAAGATCCAGTTAACTTCCACGTGAATGGCGTTTACCCAATAAAGAAACTTTGGGGGACGGCTACTGAAACATGGAGTGAAATCTTGTCGACTCCT GGAGAGAGCGTCTTGGTCGTTACTCATAAATCAATGCTAAGGGCACTGGTGTGTACAGCTCTAGGCCTAGGGCCGGAAAG ATTCCGAGCATTTGATGTGAACAATGGCGGTATCTGTGTGTTTAACTTCAATAAAAGAGGAGAATCAATGCTTCATTCTCTCAACATGACTGCTCACATGTATGGTGATCATACTTACCTATACTGA
- the LOC141594005 gene encoding uncharacterized protein LOC141594005 isoform X1, which produces MTDEELDKYFHDKYTARGIIHEPPTPLSDKERVRMHEKANLRLAETGLSYLNDPANGDAKYELVNPIAGRFFISCNPRPRGITHSNFEAKLKNDPEAEVQLFFLEIVGKAPGLEKVTCCCSLGRSGSKAAATGLHGCRVCSKINHPKRMRFITH; this is translated from the exons ATGACTGATGAAGAACTGGATAAATATTTTCATGACAAATATACTGCCAGAGGTATTATTCACGAACCTCCTACGCCTTTGTCAGACAAGGAACGAGTTCGTATGCATGAAAAAGCTAATCTCAGATTGGCAGAAACAGGGTTGTCTTACTTGAATGATCCGGCCAACGGG GATGCCAAATATGAACTTGTGAATCCAATTGCTGGTCGTTTCTTTATTTCTTGTAACCCAAGGCCGCGTGGCATTACACATTCCAACTTCGAGGCTAAGCTCAAAAATGATCCTGAGGCTGAAGTCCAATTGTTTTTCCTTGAAATTGTCGGAAAAGCCCCTGGTTTAGAGAAGGTTACCTGTTGCTGTTCCTTGGGCCGAAGTGGCTCAAAGGCAG CGGCGACTGGGCTTCATGGTTGCCGAGTATGCTCCAAGATCAATCACCCTAAGAGAATGCGTTTCATTACTCACTGA
- the LOC141594005 gene encoding uncharacterized protein LOC141594005 isoform X2 yields the protein MKNWINIFMTNILPEDAKYELVNPIAGRFFISCNPRPRGITHSNFEAKLKNDPEAEVQLFFLEIVGKAPGLEKVTCCCSLGRSGSKAAATGLHGCRVCSKINHPKRMRFITH from the exons ATGAAGAACTGGATAAATATTTTCATGACAAATATACTGCCAGAG GATGCCAAATATGAACTTGTGAATCCAATTGCTGGTCGTTTCTTTATTTCTTGTAACCCAAGGCCGCGTGGCATTACACATTCCAACTTCGAGGCTAAGCTCAAAAATGATCCTGAGGCTGAAGTCCAATTGTTTTTCCTTGAAATTGTCGGAAAAGCCCCTGGTTTAGAGAAGGTTACCTGTTGCTGTTCCTTGGGCCGAAGTGGCTCAAAGGCAG CGGCGACTGGGCTTCATGGTTGCCGAGTATGCTCCAAGATCAATCACCCTAAGAGAATGCGTTTCATTACTCACTGA